GTTATATACATCGTCAATGTAATTAATATAAGCTTCTCGTTCATTTTTTGTTTTGGTGTAACAAATATCATACATATTAAAGCTGAGCGTTTTTGTTAGATTGTTGAATCCATGTAAGGTGACGTGAGGATTCCTTGTAGTACTCATTGACATGGTCTCCCTTTTCCTTTTTTCTTAGAATCCCAATAATCGAAAAGAATCATGCAACTAATAAAAACAATTGTTCACTAAGTCGATTAATTGTTTTTGAACAAGACATACTATGGTTAACCAAGAATGAGGTGGCGAATGATGACAATTGTTAGACTTGGTTATGTCGCAATGAGTGTTCATTTACAAAATTGTTCCCCGTCACAAACAATGACATTTGCCCAATTTCAAAGAATACCTGATTGTGATGCTGCTATTCGGAAGTTAGAACGGATTGCGGTTTCAAATTTAGAAAATTGTTTACGGTTATTAAAGCATAATCTTGCTCATGATATTCGTTTTTTTCGATTAAGCTCAAAACTTATTCCTCTTGCCAATCATCAAGAATTAGAGGGGTGGAATTATATCCAGCCTCTTCGTGCCATATTAAAAGAAATTGCCGAATTTTTACATAAACATCCTATGAGAGTGGATTTTCATCCCGATCATTTTGTCTTATTAAATTCTCCCGATTCAGAGATATTAAAAATGTCTATGAAAACGTTACGCATCCATCAATTGTTGTTAAACGGAATGAACATTCCATCAAAACATCGATGTGTGCTCCATATAGGAGGAGGGTATAACGATAAAGAAAAAGCGTTAGAACAATTTATTCATAATTGGGCATTTGTACCAAATGATTTGCAAGAAATGATCATGTTAGAAAATGACGATACCACATTCACGTTAGAAAATACGTTATATTTATGTGAAAAACTAGAAATTCCCCTTGTTTTCGATTTACACCATCATTTAGCCAATCACGATAATAGTGATTGGAAACCTCAATGGGAAAGAATTGTTGAAATATGGAAACATTCACCATTACCGGTTAAAATGCACATCTCAAGTCCCCGAAGCGATCAAGATTTTCGTGCCCACAACGATTTTGTTGATCCGGACATGTTCATGCGATTTTTACATGACATTAAAGGTACAGTTCCACAAATCGACTGCATGATTGAAGCAAAACGAAAAGATGGAGCGTTATTCCAATTAGTAAACAATTTAAAAGGGTATCCAGAAATTGAGTGGATCGATCAAGCAACTTTTTCTATTCAATAACTGAGAAAATATTTAGCATACAGTTAAAGGGACCTTATTGGAAAGGTCTTTTTTTCGTGAAAGGCTTTTATAAATAGGATGAATTATTG
This region of Bacillus sp. (in: firmicutes) genomic DNA includes:
- the uvsE gene encoding UV DNA damage repair endonuclease UvsE, with protein sequence MTIVRLGYVAMSVHLQNCSPSQTMTFAQFQRIPDCDAAIRKLERIAVSNLENCLRLLKHNLAHDIRFFRLSSKLIPLANHQELEGWNYIQPLRAILKEIAEFLHKHPMRVDFHPDHFVLLNSPDSEILKMSMKTLRIHQLLLNGMNIPSKHRCVLHIGGGYNDKEKALEQFIHNWAFVPNDLQEMIMLENDDTTFTLENTLYLCEKLEIPLVFDLHHHLANHDNSDWKPQWERIVEIWKHSPLPVKMHISSPRSDQDFRAHNDFVDPDMFMRFLHDIKGTVPQIDCMIEAKRKDGALFQLVNNLKGYPEIEWIDQATFSIQ